The Actinomycetota bacterium genome has a segment encoding these proteins:
- a CDS encoding phosphatidate cytidylyltransferase, producing the protein MTGDKRNGDDLFEDLDKFFAPIKDVDWDEPASAGARETPSEEHVSVRADEQEVAGPATPVEPEASERPEESEDEDWYDTTVLETIEGIGADDEPEVEVVAVGEVADEEIGTEVVGEDVEPVPGQAGLFGQGHETEDEGDGGWEVSADDEAVVGEYAEATLVGDDEEAGEGIDTETAPIATIDELMGDVESPGEGDVEQAAEYFAPSVRDEAAEEPEQVVVGAEGVGWDDGSAVTPDVGGTLIGELGPDEVEQDILSDLAGAEPETETVMVGAGEGLGGPSWQEPGAVEVGADVERRGPGPGERDVPAAFLTGAVLAIAALAALLIGDWLFGFLAAAIVLLAQGELFGVMVKHRRQPATAVGLIAGALMLAAAYFRGESAVLAMFTLGVAATFLWFMSGPASARKDVTANVGLTILNMAWVPLLGSYLLVLLQGESGTSLVVSVIGLTFVYDTAAFLSGSVWGGQFFQRPLAPTVSPKKSIEGVIIGSLVTVVVAVTLVTSFVDPFENLRIEALLLGLVVAAAATFGDLAESLVKRDVGIKDMGSILPGHGGVLDRIDSLLFVAPAAFFLYRIIVA; encoded by the coding sequence GTGACGGGCGACAAACGCAACGGCGACGATCTGTTCGAGGACCTCGACAAGTTCTTCGCGCCGATCAAGGACGTGGATTGGGACGAACCGGCGTCGGCCGGGGCCCGTGAGACGCCGAGCGAAGAGCACGTGTCGGTTCGCGCCGACGAGCAGGAGGTCGCCGGCCCGGCGACGCCCGTCGAGCCAGAGGCATCCGAGCGGCCCGAGGAATCCGAGGACGAGGACTGGTACGACACCACGGTCCTGGAGACGATCGAGGGCATCGGCGCCGACGACGAGCCCGAGGTCGAGGTCGTCGCCGTGGGCGAGGTCGCCGACGAGGAGATCGGCACCGAGGTCGTCGGGGAGGACGTGGAGCCGGTCCCCGGTCAGGCGGGCCTGTTCGGCCAGGGCCACGAGACCGAGGACGAAGGCGACGGCGGATGGGAGGTCTCGGCCGACGACGAGGCGGTCGTCGGCGAGTACGCCGAGGCGACCCTGGTGGGCGACGACGAAGAAGCGGGCGAAGGCATCGATACCGAGACTGCCCCGATCGCCACGATCGACGAGCTGATGGGCGACGTGGAGTCGCCCGGCGAGGGCGACGTCGAGCAAGCCGCCGAGTACTTCGCGCCGTCGGTCCGCGACGAAGCCGCCGAGGAGCCCGAGCAGGTCGTGGTCGGTGCCGAGGGCGTTGGGTGGGACGACGGTTCCGCCGTGACACCCGACGTCGGCGGCACCCTGATCGGCGAGCTCGGGCCCGACGAGGTCGAGCAGGACATCCTCTCCGATCTGGCAGGGGCCGAACCCGAAACCGAGACCGTGATGGTGGGCGCGGGCGAGGGGCTCGGCGGCCCGAGCTGGCAGGAACCGGGCGCCGTCGAGGTCGGCGCCGACGTCGAGCGCAGGGGTCCCGGCCCTGGCGAACGAGACGTGCCGGCCGCGTTCCTGACCGGTGCGGTGCTGGCGATCGCGGCGCTCGCGGCGCTGCTGATCGGTGACTGGTTGTTCGGATTCCTCGCTGCTGCGATCGTGCTGCTGGCGCAAGGAGAGCTCTTCGGCGTGATGGTGAAGCACCGCCGTCAGCCGGCCACCGCCGTCGGGCTGATCGCCGGCGCCCTGATGCTCGCCGCCGCGTACTTCCGGGGTGAGAGCGCAGTGCTCGCGATGTTCACGCTCGGTGTGGCGGCCACGTTCCTGTGGTTCATGTCCGGGCCCGCGAGCGCCCGCAAGGACGTCACCGCCAACGTCGGGCTCACGATCCTGAACATGGCGTGGGTGCCCTTGCTCGGCAGCTACCTGCTGGTCCTGCTCCAGGGCGAGAGCGGCACGTCGCTCGTCGTCAGCGTCATCGGCCTGACCTTCGTGTACGACACGGCGGCGTTCCTGTCTGGCTCGGTGTGGGGCGGTCAGTTCTTCCAGCGCCCGCTCGCCCCGACGGTGAGCCCGAAGAAGTCGATCGAGGGCGTGATCATCGGTTCCCTCGTGACGGTCGTGGTCGCGGTCACGCTGGTGACCTCGTTCGTGGATCCCTTCGAGAACCTTCGCATCGAGGCGCTGCTACTCGGCCTCGTCGTCGCGGCCGCCGCGACGTTCGGCGATCTGGCGGAGTCGCTGGTCAAGCGCGACGTGGGCATCAAGGACATGGGCAGCATCCTGCCGGGACACGGCGGTGTGCTCGACCGGATCGACTCGCTGCTGTTCGTCGCGCCTGCGGCGTTCTTCCTGTATCGCATCATCGTCGCCTGA
- the frr gene encoding ribosome recycling factor, which yields MTIDSSLKDASHKMEQAVTHLKDELSAIRTGRATPAVLNRVTVEYYGTPVPLNQLASINVPEPRLLSVQPFDKGAIGAIEKAIQSSDLGITPSNDGLVIRLAFPPLTEERRKELVKQVHARAEEGRVAVRNVRRHAKEEMERLEREGGISEDDLVRGEKELQKLTDRHVAEIDEIQDHKEQELMEVS from the coding sequence ATGACGATCGATTCCAGCCTCAAGGATGCCTCTCACAAGATGGAGCAGGCGGTCACCCACCTGAAGGACGAGCTGTCGGCGATCCGCACCGGCCGCGCGACCCCTGCGGTGCTCAACCGAGTCACCGTCGAGTACTACGGCACGCCGGTGCCCTTGAATCAGCTCGCCTCGATCAACGTGCCGGAACCTCGGCTGCTCTCGGTGCAACCGTTCGACAAGGGCGCGATCGGGGCGATCGAGAAGGCGATCCAGTCCAGCGATCTCGGCATCACCCCGTCGAACGACGGTCTGGTGATCAGGCTGGCCTTCCCGCCCCTCACCGAGGAACGGCGAAAGGAACTCGTCAAGCAGGTCCACGCTCGCGCCGAGGAGGGCCGCGTCGCCGTGCGCAACGTTCGGCGCCACGCCAAGGAAGAGATGGAGAGGCTTGAGCGCGAGGGCGGCATCTCGGAAGATGACCTCGTGCGAGGGGAGAAGGAGCTCCAGAAGCTGACCGACCGACACGTGGCTGAGATCGACGAGATCCAGGACCACAAGGAGCAGGAGCTCATGGAGGTCTCGTGA
- the pyrH gene encoding UMP kinase → MADDGGTPRAQYGRVLLKLSGEAFAPADAEYGINTDATALIARQLAEVVDFGVQTAVVVGGGNIWRGRQAPGIDRNRADYMGMLATVMNSLALQDALEKIHVTTRVQTAISMTQLAEPFMPLRARRHLEKGRVVIFAAGLGVPFFSTDTCAAQRALEIGADALLKGTKVDGVYTADPVLDPSAKRFDDIEYVDVLKEGYQVMDATAISLCMENKLPIIVFNLREEGNIRRVVNGEQIGTLVH, encoded by the coding sequence ATGGCCGACGACGGAGGCACTCCGCGAGCCCAGTACGGGCGCGTGCTGCTCAAGCTCTCCGGCGAGGCCTTCGCTCCGGCCGACGCCGAGTACGGCATCAACACCGACGCCACGGCGCTGATCGCCCGCCAGCTGGCCGAGGTCGTCGACTTCGGGGTGCAGACGGCCGTCGTCGTCGGCGGCGGCAACATCTGGCGTGGCCGGCAGGCCCCCGGCATCGATCGCAACCGTGCCGACTACATGGGCATGCTGGCCACGGTGATGAACTCACTGGCCCTGCAGGACGCGCTCGAGAAGATCCACGTCACGACGCGGGTTCAGACGGCGATCTCGATGACCCAGCTCGCCGAGCCGTTCATGCCGCTGCGCGCCCGTCGCCACCTCGAGAAGGGGCGCGTGGTGATCTTCGCCGCAGGCCTCGGCGTGCCCTTCTTCTCGACCGATACCTGCGCCGCCCAGCGAGCCCTGGAGATCGGGGCCGACGCGTTGCTCAAGGGCACCAAGGTCGACGGGGTGTACACCGCCGACCCCGTCCTCGACCCGTCGGCCAAGCGCTTCGACGACATCGAGTACGTGGACGTGCTGAAGGAGGGCTACCAGGTCATGGACGCCACCGCGATCTCGCTGTGCATGGAGAACAAGCTGCCGATCATCGTCTTCAACCTCCGCGAGGAAGGGAACATCCGACGCGTGGTCAACGGCGAGCAGATCGGCACGCTCGTCCACTGA
- the tsf gene encoding translation elongation factor Ts: MSDYSPAAAEVKQLRDATGAGMMDCKKALIESGGDLDRAVEYLREKGLASVAKRAGRSANQGLIDAYVHFNNTVGVLVEVNCETDFVAKTEDFQQLVKDIALHIASPSAPRFLTRDEVPQDEIDRERHFAEVQAKEAGKPESVIEKIVEGKINAYLRDIVLLDQPFVKDDSKTVQQLLDETSAKVGERIAIRRFARFKLGEAGDDEATDGGES; this comes from the coding sequence ATGAGCGACTACTCGCCTGCCGCCGCCGAGGTGAAGCAGCTCCGCGATGCCACCGGCGCCGGCATGATGGACTGCAAGAAGGCCCTGATCGAGTCCGGTGGTGACCTCGATCGGGCCGTGGAGTACCTGCGTGAGAAGGGCCTCGCGTCGGTCGCCAAACGTGCCGGTCGTTCCGCCAACCAGGGGCTCATCGATGCGTACGTGCACTTCAACAACACCGTCGGGGTGCTCGTCGAGGTCAACTGCGAGACCGACTTCGTGGCCAAGACCGAGGACTTCCAGCAACTGGTGAAGGACATCGCGCTGCACATCGCGAGCCCCTCCGCGCCGCGGTTCCTGACCCGCGACGAGGTGCCGCAAGACGAGATCGATCGGGAGCGCCACTTCGCCGAGGTGCAGGCCAAAGAGGCCGGCAAGCCCGAGAGCGTGATCGAGAAGATCGTCGAGGGGAAGATCAACGCCTACCTCAGGGACATCGTGCTGCTCGACCAGCCGTTCGTGAAGGACGACTCGAAGACGGTGCAGCAGCTGCTCGACGAGACGTCGGCCAAGGTCGGCGAGCGCATCGCGATCCGCCGGTTCGCGCGGTTCAAGCTGGGCGAGGCCGGCGACGACGAGGCGACCGACGGCGGCGAGTCGTAA
- the rpsB gene encoding 30S ribosomal protein S2, which yields MPVVTRRELLEAGVHFGHQTRRWNPKMQRFLYGERSGIYIIDLEKSLAGLEEAHEFVQGLGRRRGIVLFIGTKKQAQEVVQEHATRIGMPYVNHRWLGGMLTNFTTISKRLLRLRELHEMDRTGALDYLPKKEAIRLRHERDKLTRNLGGIQDLERLPDAVFVIDTKKEHIAVNEARKLGIPVIAIIDTNCDPDEVDYAIPGNDDAIRAVSLVTRVVADALAEGYGMAKDEDVERVTARAAVPAPAGPRSTAAPARVEEHETPSAEDAAAIAASTVFEPDSPEAPAAEAPAEPMPGDAAEHGEDASEDAVVTDPVEAVASAVTDTPEETA from the coding sequence GTGCCTGTCGTGACCAGGCGGGAGCTCCTCGAAGCGGGCGTGCACTTCGGCCACCAGACCCGTCGGTGGAACCCGAAGATGCAGCGATTCCTCTACGGGGAGCGCTCCGGCATCTACATCATCGACCTCGAGAAGTCCCTCGCCGGGCTCGAGGAAGCCCACGAGTTCGTGCAGGGCCTCGGCCGTCGGCGCGGCATCGTGCTGTTCATCGGCACGAAGAAGCAGGCTCAGGAAGTCGTGCAGGAGCACGCCACCCGCATCGGTATGCCGTATGTGAACCACCGCTGGCTCGGCGGCATGCTCACGAACTTCACCACGATCTCGAAGCGACTGCTGCGCCTGCGCGAGCTGCACGAGATGGATCGCACCGGCGCCCTCGACTACCTCCCGAAGAAGGAGGCGATCAGGCTCCGGCACGAGCGCGACAAGCTCACGCGCAACCTCGGCGGCATCCAGGACCTCGAGCGTCTGCCCGACGCCGTCTTCGTGATCGACACGAAGAAGGAGCACATCGCGGTCAACGAGGCCCGGAAGCTGGGCATCCCCGTGATCGCGATCATCGACACGAACTGCGACCCCGACGAGGTCGACTACGCGATCCCCGGCAACGACGACGCGATCCGCGCCGTCAGCCTCGTGACCCGCGTGGTGGCCGACGCGCTCGCGGAGGGCTACGGCATGGCCAAGGACGAGGACGTCGAGCGCGTCACCGCACGCGCGGCCGTGCCCGCGCCCGCCGGACCGCGCTCGACGGCCGCACCCGCGAGGGTCGAGGAGCACGAGACCCCGTCGGCGGAGGACGCCGCCGCGATCGCTGCGAGCACGGTCTTCGAGCCCGACTCGCCCGAGGCTCCGGCAGCGGAAGCGCCCGCCGAGCCGATGCCCGGCGATGCGGCCGAGCACGGCGAGGACGCCTCCGAGGACGCCGTCGTGACCGATCCGGTCGAGGCCGTGGCCTCGGCCGTCACCGATACGCCAGAGGAGACGGCATGA
- a CDS encoding PQQ-binding-like beta-propeller repeat protein: MLTSLVRLASSRRALGTVVAAACVPVTLATGLAAAQVAGSWTEFQGGPAKTGVAAEGPDPGYRRAWSTAVEPSGPGNRFGLSAPVIAGDVAVAVGADAVIGLDVGSGEQTFAVDRAAGPSAPAASASLGDRTAIVYTEGWGEGPPPEPGAEEAPSPSASPPAAVGSDEVVAESRLAAFDLESQESLWPPVPLDGVSRTGVTVDGGSAFVGVNGGTVISVDLADGRVDWRRELDAMLVTPLAVTDATVLVGLQGDTDTQPVIVALDAGTGEERWRHEPSARSSVVSAVSADRGTAFAIFAGLSETSVVALDLADGAERWSRRVNSTFDVIAPPVVGAESVFVTDLIGHTRAFDATSGEQRWDFAQNAPVFRSVPVLVGAHLLVPTLEGELGAIDAETGELVWRLPADGAPLRSLAPAGEVLVATRGGVRSGVDALEHDPDAVLVREASPTTLAVGRMVGAIAIAAIPLLVLVLLLGRMLAARMGPAFPGDEAPGTEDEPVVDPWETDAEDPTS; this comes from the coding sequence GTGCTGACCTCCCTGGTGCGTCTCGCGTCGTCCCGCCGTGCCCTCGGCACGGTGGTCGCTGCTGCGTGCGTGCCCGTGACGCTGGCGACCGGCCTCGCCGCCGCCCAGGTCGCGGGCTCTTGGACCGAGTTCCAGGGGGGACCGGCGAAGACCGGCGTCGCGGCCGAGGGCCCCGATCCCGGATACCGCCGAGCGTGGAGCACCGCGGTGGAGCCGAGCGGTCCCGGGAACCGGTTCGGTCTGTCGGCCCCGGTGATCGCCGGCGACGTCGCGGTCGCGGTCGGAGCCGATGCGGTGATCGGCCTCGACGTCGGGTCGGGCGAGCAGACGTTCGCGGTCGATCGCGCTGCAGGTCCCTCGGCGCCCGCGGCCTCGGCCTCGCTCGGCGACCGGACGGCGATCGTGTACACGGAGGGGTGGGGTGAGGGCCCGCCGCCCGAACCCGGCGCCGAGGAGGCTCCGAGCCCGTCGGCGAGTCCACCGGCCGCGGTCGGCTCCGACGAGGTCGTCGCGGAGTCACGCCTGGCCGCCTTCGATCTGGAGAGCCAGGAATCGCTGTGGCCACCTGTGCCGCTCGACGGCGTGAGCCGCACGGGAGTCACCGTCGACGGTGGGTCGGCGTTCGTCGGCGTGAACGGCGGCACGGTGATCTCGGTCGACCTCGCCGACGGCCGCGTCGACTGGCGCCGGGAGCTCGATGCGATGCTCGTCACCCCGCTCGCCGTGACCGATGCCACGGTGCTGGTGGGCCTGCAGGGCGACACCGACACGCAGCCCGTGATCGTCGCGCTCGACGCCGGCACCGGCGAGGAGCGGTGGCGGCACGAGCCCTCGGCGCGATCGTCCGTGGTCTCCGCCGTCTCCGCCGACAGGGGCACTGCGTTCGCCATCTTCGCGGGCCTGTCCGAGACGTCGGTCGTGGCCCTGGACCTGGCCGACGGCGCCGAGCGCTGGAGCCGCCGCGTGAACTCCACGTTCGACGTGATCGCGCCTCCCGTCGTCGGGGCGGAGTCGGTCTTCGTGACCGACCTCATCGGTCACACGCGTGCGTTCGACGCGACCTCGGGCGAGCAGCGCTGGGACTTCGCGCAGAACGCACCGGTGTTCCGCAGCGTGCCTGTGCTCGTCGGCGCCCACCTGCTCGTGCCGACCCTCGAGGGGGAGCTCGGCGCGATCGACGCCGAGACGGGCGAGCTCGTCTGGCGGTTGCCTGCGGACGGTGCCCCGCTCCGCTCCCTCGCCCCGGCGGGCGAAGTGCTCGTGGCGACGCGTGGCGGGGTTCGATCGGGCGTCGACGCCCTCGAGCACGATCCCGACGCCGTGCTCGTCCGAGAGGCCTCGCCCACGACGTTGGCGGTGGGTCGCATGGTCGGCGCGATCGCGATCGCGGCGATCCCGTTGCTCGTCCTCGTGCTCCTACTGGGACGGATGCTCGCCGCCCGCATGGGCCCGGCCTTCCCGGGAGACGAGGCGCCGGGCACTGAGGACGAGCCGGTCGTCGACCCCTGGGAGACGGACGCCGAGGACCCGACGTCGTGA
- a CDS encoding M23 family metallopeptidase: MQIPRAILTCWAALAMVALGPAAASTAASATWSWPVEGPVIRGFDPPDSPYGSGHRGIDIAAPAGSVAVAPADGTVAFAGPVGGRLFLTIDHGGGVESTFSWVALLEVRRGDVVRQGQPVARTGGGHTGDLIPNLHFGVRLDDAYVDPLAYLAPIDVSAFIRLAPLVA, translated from the coding sequence ATGCAGATCCCGCGAGCGATCCTCACGTGCTGGGCGGCCCTCGCCATGGTGGCGCTCGGACCCGCTGCCGCGTCGACAGCCGCGTCCGCAACGTGGAGCTGGCCGGTCGAGGGTCCCGTGATCCGCGGATTCGACCCGCCGGACTCGCCGTACGGGTCGGGTCACCGGGGCATCGACATCGCGGCCCCCGCCGGAAGCGTCGCGGTCGCCCCAGCCGACGGCACGGTGGCGTTCGCCGGTCCCGTCGGGGGGCGCCTCTTCCTCACGATCGACCACGGCGGCGGGGTCGAGTCGACGTTCTCGTGGGTCGCACTGCTCGAGGTCCGCCGCGGCGACGTGGTGCGGCAGGGGCAGCCGGTGGCTCGCACGGGCGGCGGCCACACCGGAGATCTCATCCCCAACCTGCACTTCGGGGTGAGGCTCGACGACGCCTACGTCGATCCGCTCGCCTACCTGGCGCCGATCGATGTCAGCGCATTCATCAGGCTCGCGCCGCTCGTCGCTTGA
- the whiG gene encoding RNA polymerase sigma factor WhiG, translating to MTPAKKTATKAPAKPAAKGGAKTRAKAVAFDPTVTIPPHVDDELGQHWHRFKSTGEDDAREKLILHYAPLVKYVASRVATGLPASVEQADLVSYGMFGLIDALTKFEPGRGNKFETYAIPRIKGAIIDELRAMDWVPRSIRFKAREIEKAHTDLESMLKRQPTEQEMAERLGITRRELHDVVSQISFVSVLALDELVSVGADRGEQVSLIDTLADRGIDPTSGVESQETRGLLAAAINELSEREKIVVTLYYFEGLTLAEIGQILGVTESRVCQIHTKAVGGLRGQLTEVE from the coding sequence GTGACCCCAGCGAAAAAGACGGCCACGAAGGCGCCGGCGAAGCCGGCCGCGAAGGGCGGCGCGAAGACGCGGGCCAAGGCCGTGGCCTTCGACCCGACCGTGACGATCCCACCGCACGTCGACGACGAGCTCGGACAGCACTGGCATCGGTTCAAGAGCACCGGCGAGGACGACGCCCGCGAGAAGCTCATCTTGCACTACGCGCCGCTGGTGAAGTACGTCGCGAGCCGGGTCGCGACCGGGCTTCCCGCCAGCGTCGAACAGGCCGACCTCGTCAGCTACGGCATGTTCGGGTTGATCGACGCGCTCACCAAGTTCGAACCCGGCCGGGGCAACAAGTTCGAAACGTACGCGATCCCGCGCATCAAGGGCGCGATCATCGACGAGCTCCGCGCGATGGACTGGGTGCCGCGGTCGATCCGGTTCAAGGCGCGGGAGATCGAGAAGGCCCACACCGACCTCGAGTCGATGCTCAAGCGTCAACCCACCGAGCAGGAAATGGCCGAGCGGCTGGGCATCACGCGTCGGGAGCTGCACGACGTCGTCTCGCAGATCTCCTTCGTTTCTGTGCTCGCCCTCGACGAGCTCGTCTCGGTGGGCGCCGACCGCGGCGAGCAGGTCTCGCTGATCGACACCCTCGCCGACCGCGGCATCGACCCGACATCGGGCGTCGAGTCGCAGGAGACCCGTGGGCTCCTGGCGGCCGCGATCAACGAGCTCTCCGAGCGCGAGAAGATCGTCGTCACCCTCTACTACTTCGAGGGGCTCACGCTCGCCGAGATCGGGCAGATCCTGGGGGTCACCGAGTCCCGGGTCTGCCAGATCCACACGAAGGCGGTCGGCGGTCTCCGCGGCCAGCTCACCGAGGTCGAGTAG
- a CDS encoding tyrosine recombinase: MRPDDELPPSEFKLIDAFASHLALERHLSANTVTAYRRDLSQLAVFLHRGRGSLATASYPQLRRYLAQQHTLGYARASVARKVGSIHTFYRWALAAGRVGDDPSLLLGRPKVVNRLPTVLRAGEAAALAEAPVSVPDDGAEVRPIDRAVALRDVATLELMYGSGLRVGEVAGLTIDRIDLDRRRVMVMGKGAKEREVPISDYAAEALEAYLRDGRPVLAPQGARELFLNRRRRPFSSRDIRTMVERYGGTVLPGRRVTPHTLRHSFATHLLEGGADIRAVQELLGHASVATTQRYTHVSRARLFQAYEQSHPRA, translated from the coding sequence GTGCGCCCCGACGACGAGCTTCCCCCGTCAGAGTTCAAGCTGATCGACGCGTTCGCCTCGCACCTCGCGCTCGAGCGCCATCTCTCGGCCAATACCGTCACCGCCTACCGGCGCGACCTGTCCCAACTCGCGGTGTTCCTGCACCGTGGCCGAGGGTCGCTGGCCACGGCCAGCTACCCGCAGTTGCGCCGGTACCTCGCCCAGCAGCACACGCTCGGATACGCGCGCGCCTCCGTGGCCCGCAAGGTGGGCTCGATCCACACGTTCTACCGGTGGGCGCTCGCCGCGGGCCGCGTCGGCGACGATCCGTCGCTGCTCCTCGGACGACCCAAGGTCGTGAACCGGCTGCCGACCGTGCTGCGGGCGGGCGAGGCCGCCGCCCTCGCGGAGGCGCCGGTGTCGGTCCCCGACGATGGGGCCGAGGTGAGGCCGATCGACCGTGCGGTCGCGCTGCGCGACGTCGCGACGCTCGAACTGATGTACGGCTCGGGCCTACGCGTCGGCGAGGTCGCCGGTCTCACGATCGACCGCATCGACCTCGATCGGCGACGGGTTATGGTCATGGGCAAGGGAGCCAAGGAGCGCGAGGTACCGATCTCCGACTACGCGGCCGAGGCTCTCGAGGCGTACCTGCGCGACGGACGACCGGTGCTCGCTCCGCAGGGTGCTCGTGAACTGTTCCTCAACCGGCGAAGGAGGCCCTTCAGCTCCAGGGATATCCGTACGATGGTGGAACGATATGGCGGTACAGTGCTGCCGGGCCGGCGAGTCACGCCGCACACCCTGCGACACTCGTTCGCCACGCACCTTCTCGAAGGAGGAGCCGACATCCGAGCCGTGCAGGAACTGCTGGGGCACGCGAGCGTTGCGACCACGCAGCGCTACACGCACGTGTCGCGCGCTCGGCTGTTCCAGGCCTACGAACAGAGCCATCCGAGGGCCTGA
- the dprA gene encoding DNA-processing protein DprA — protein sequence MRAEGPRQRRSDVPRRALDVPPGFPDGYAEGAGARDALLVLSALRGIKPYQLHELAWAEGTAEASLAAIRAGAAGSEADQEWARALVPTAIEHEARCLGARFVTPLDEEYVPQFLELLYDPPVAIFVTGRSLCELPDRVAIVGARNCSPSGNEVAMRIGAALGGVGACVVSGAARGIDAAAHRGALNAAGTSIAVLGSGHDLPYPKGSAELMARVAASGAVVSEYAPGVVAEPFRFPARNRLVAALGRALVVVEGARGSGSMISVDHALDLGRDVFAVPGPVTSPLAEVPLSLIREGATMVRGADDLLDDLGYSARLSVEPPPTLIRDERAVYDALGGSGLADAIASQTGLSLAAVTTILLSLELKGLVRTVGGRYERTVAGAPSTVS from the coding sequence GTGCGGGCTGAGGGGCCTCGGCAGCGGCGCAGCGACGTGCCCAGGCGAGCGCTCGACGTGCCGCCGGGGTTCCCCGACGGCTACGCGGAAGGCGCTGGGGCCCGAGACGCGCTGTTGGTGCTCTCCGCGCTCCGGGGCATCAAGCCGTACCAGCTGCACGAGCTGGCATGGGCCGAGGGCACGGCCGAGGCCAGTCTGGCGGCGATCCGGGCGGGTGCGGCCGGCAGCGAGGCAGATCAGGAGTGGGCGCGGGCGCTCGTCCCGACCGCGATCGAGCACGAGGCCAGGTGCCTCGGCGCGAGATTCGTCACGCCTCTCGACGAGGAGTACGTGCCGCAGTTCCTCGAGCTGCTGTACGACCCGCCCGTGGCGATCTTCGTGACCGGACGCTCGCTCTGCGAGTTGCCCGACCGGGTCGCGATCGTGGGGGCGCGCAACTGCTCGCCTTCGGGCAACGAGGTTGCCATGCGCATCGGGGCCGCGCTCGGGGGGGTGGGTGCGTGCGTCGTGAGTGGGGCGGCCCGAGGTATCGACGCGGCCGCCCACCGCGGCGCCCTCAACGCTGCCGGTACCAGCATCGCCGTGCTCGGTTCCGGGCACGACCTGCCGTATCCGAAGGGCAGCGCTGAGTTGATGGCGCGCGTTGCCGCGTCCGGGGCCGTGGTGAGCGAGTATGCGCCCGGCGTGGTGGCCGAGCCGTTCCGGTTTCCCGCGCGCAACCGACTCGTGGCGGCCCTCGGCCGCGCTCTCGTGGTCGTGGAAGGAGCGCGCGGCAGCGGATCGATGATCAGCGTCGATCACGCGCTCGACCTCGGCCGCGACGTCTTCGCGGTGCCAGGGCCAGTGACGAGCCCCCTGGCCGAGGTGCCGCTCTCCCTGATCCGCGAGGGGGCCACCATGGTCCGGGGCGCCGACGACCTGCTCGACGACCTCGGGTACTCTGCCCGACTCTCGGTCGAGCCGCCGCCGACCCTCATCCGCGACGAGCGGGCGGTCTACGATGCCCTCGGAGGCTCGGGGCTCGCCGACGCGATCGCGTCCCAGACCGGTCTGTCGCTCGCCGCCGTGACCACCATTCTGCTGTCGCTCGAGCTCAAGGGGCTCGTCCGCACCGTCGGCGGCCGCTACGAACGGACGGTGGCGGGCGCTCCGAGCACGGTGTCCTGA